Proteins co-encoded in one Astyanax mexicanus isolate ESR-SI-001 chromosome 1, AstMex3_surface, whole genome shotgun sequence genomic window:
- the LOC111188786 gene encoding uncharacterized protein LOC111188786 isoform X6, with protein MAKTMFDLLEGALEDLGFEKFKKFISKMTDPGLETRVAKGAVEEKDCGDIANLLIEHFTESRALEITLQIMRNIKANQTAENLEKEAAANGFSPSAGAGGSAGTATPNPNPGGSAGTATPNPNPGGSSSAVTPTNDVSDKATFIDDKFVELVEKATSMNAVLDILLSKKVINDEQYNDIGSERTDQQKMRRLIREALKASGASGKAVLYDALMVKQPYMMKDLGAP; from the exons ATGGCCAAGACCATGTTCGACCTGCTGGAAGGAGCTCTGGAGGACCTGGGTTTTGAGAAGTTTAAGAAGTTCATCAGTAAGATGACGGACCCCGGGCTCGAGACGCGCGTCGCAAAGGGCGCCGTGGAGGAGAAGGACTGCGGGGACATCGCGAACCTCCTGATAGAACACTTCACCGAGAGTCGCGCGCTGGAGATCACCCTGCAGATAATGAGGAACATCAAAGCGAATCAGACCGCGGAGAATCTAGAAAAAGAAGCTGCAG ctaatGGATTCTCGCCGTCTGCTGGAGCAG GTGGATCAGCCGGCACAGCGACTCCAAATCCAAATCCA GGTGGATCAGCCGGTACAGCGACTCCAAATCCAAATCCA GGTGGATCATCCAGTGCGGTGACTCCAACTAATG aTGTTTCAGATAAAGCCACCTTCATCGATGATAAGTTTGTGGAGCTAGTGGAGAAAGCAACATCGATGAATGCGGTCCTGGACATACTCTTGAGCAAGAAGGTCATCAACGATGAGCAGTACAACGATATTGGCTCTGAGCGAACGGACCAGCAGAAGATGCGACGTTTGATTCGTGAAGCATTGAAAGCGAGTGGTGCCTCAGGGAAGGCCGTTCTGTACGACGCCCTAATGGTTAAGCAGCCCTACATGATGAAGGATCTGGGGGCTCCCTAA
- the LOC111188786 gene encoding uncharacterized protein LOC111188786 isoform X3, which translates to MAKTMFDLLEGALEDLGFEKFKKFISKMTDPGLETRVAKGAVEEKDCGDIANLLIEHFTESRALEITLQIMRNIKANQTAENLEKEAAANGFSPSAGAGGSAGTATPNPNPGGSAGTATPNPNPNPGGSSSAVTPTNDVSDKATFIDDKFVELVEKATSMNAVLDILLSKKVINDEQYNDIGSERTDQQKMRRLIREALKASGASGKAVLYDALMVKQPYMMKDLGAP; encoded by the exons ATGGCCAAGACCATGTTCGACCTGCTGGAAGGAGCTCTGGAGGACCTGGGTTTTGAGAAGTTTAAGAAGTTCATCAGTAAGATGACGGACCCCGGGCTCGAGACGCGCGTCGCAAAGGGCGCCGTGGAGGAGAAGGACTGCGGGGACATCGCGAACCTCCTGATAGAACACTTCACCGAGAGTCGCGCGCTGGAGATCACCCTGCAGATAATGAGGAACATCAAAGCGAATCAGACCGCGGAGAATCTAGAAAAAGAAGCTGCAG ctaatGGATTCTCGCCGTCTGCTGGAGCAG GTGGATCAGCCGGCACAGCGACTCCAAATCCAAATCCA GGTGGATCAGCCGGTACAGCGACTCCAAATCCAAATCCAAATCCAG GTGGATCATCCAGTGCGGTGACTCCAACTAATG aTGTTTCAGATAAAGCCACCTTCATCGATGATAAGTTTGTGGAGCTAGTGGAGAAAGCAACATCGATGAATGCGGTCCTGGACATACTCTTGAGCAAGAAGGTCATCAACGATGAGCAGTACAACGATATTGGCTCTGAGCGAACGGACCAGCAGAAGATGCGACGTTTGATTCGTGAAGCATTGAAAGCGAGTGGTGCCTCAGGGAAGGCCGTTCTGTACGACGCCCTAATGGTTAAGCAGCCCTACATGATGAAGGATCTGGGGGCTCCCTAA
- the LOC111188786 gene encoding uncharacterized protein LOC111188786 isoform X4: MAKTMFDLLEGALEDLGFEKFKKFISKMTDPGLETRVAKGAVEEKDCGDIANLLIEHFTESRALEITLQIMRNIKANQTAENLEKEAAANGFSPSAGAGGSAGTATPNPNPNPGGSAGTATPNPNPGGSSSAVTPTNDVSDKATFIDDKFVELVEKATSMNAVLDILLSKKVINDEQYNDIGSERTDQQKMRRLIREALKASGASGKAVLYDALMVKQPYMMKDLGAP, translated from the exons ATGGCCAAGACCATGTTCGACCTGCTGGAAGGAGCTCTGGAGGACCTGGGTTTTGAGAAGTTTAAGAAGTTCATCAGTAAGATGACGGACCCCGGGCTCGAGACGCGCGTCGCAAAGGGCGCCGTGGAGGAGAAGGACTGCGGGGACATCGCGAACCTCCTGATAGAACACTTCACCGAGAGTCGCGCGCTGGAGATCACCCTGCAGATAATGAGGAACATCAAAGCGAATCAGACCGCGGAGAATCTAGAAAAAGAAGCTGCAG ctaatGGATTCTCGCCGTCTGCTGGAGCAG GTGGATCAGCCGGCACAGCGACTCCAAATCCAAATCCAAATCCAG GTGGATCAGCCGGTACAGCGACTCCAAATCCAAATCCA GGTGGATCATCCAGTGCGGTGACTCCAACTAATG aTGTTTCAGATAAAGCCACCTTCATCGATGATAAGTTTGTGGAGCTAGTGGAGAAAGCAACATCGATGAATGCGGTCCTGGACATACTCTTGAGCAAGAAGGTCATCAACGATGAGCAGTACAACGATATTGGCTCTGAGCGAACGGACCAGCAGAAGATGCGACGTTTGATTCGTGAAGCATTGAAAGCGAGTGGTGCCTCAGGGAAGGCCGTTCTGTACGACGCCCTAATGGTTAAGCAGCCCTACATGATGAAGGATCTGGGGGCTCCCTAA
- the LOC111188786 gene encoding uncharacterized protein LOC111188786 isoform X7, whose amino-acid sequence MAKTMFDLLEGALEDLGFEKFKKFISKMTDPGLETRVAKGAVEEKDCGDIANLLIEHFTESRALEITLQIMRNIKANQTAENLEKEAAGGSAGTATPNPNPNPGGSAGTATPNPNPNPGGSSSAVTPTNDVSDKATFIDDKFVELVEKATSMNAVLDILLSKKVINDEQYNDIGSERTDQQKMRRLIREALKASGASGKAVLYDALMVKQPYMMKDLGAP is encoded by the exons ATGGCCAAGACCATGTTCGACCTGCTGGAAGGAGCTCTGGAGGACCTGGGTTTTGAGAAGTTTAAGAAGTTCATCAGTAAGATGACGGACCCCGGGCTCGAGACGCGCGTCGCAAAGGGCGCCGTGGAGGAGAAGGACTGCGGGGACATCGCGAACCTCCTGATAGAACACTTCACCGAGAGTCGCGCGCTGGAGATCACCCTGCAGATAATGAGGAACATCAAAGCGAATCAGACCGCGGAGAATCTAGAAAAAGAAGCTGCAG GTGGATCAGCCGGCACAGCGACTCCAAATCCAAATCCAAATCCAG GTGGATCAGCCGGTACAGCGACTCCAAATCCAAATCCAAATCCAG GTGGATCATCCAGTGCGGTGACTCCAACTAATG aTGTTTCAGATAAAGCCACCTTCATCGATGATAAGTTTGTGGAGCTAGTGGAGAAAGCAACATCGATGAATGCGGTCCTGGACATACTCTTGAGCAAGAAGGTCATCAACGATGAGCAGTACAACGATATTGGCTCTGAGCGAACGGACCAGCAGAAGATGCGACGTTTGATTCGTGAAGCATTGAAAGCGAGTGGTGCCTCAGGGAAGGCCGTTCTGTACGACGCCCTAATGGTTAAGCAGCCCTACATGATGAAGGATCTGGGGGCTCCCTAA
- the LOC111188786 gene encoding uncharacterized protein LOC111188786 isoform X8: MAKTMFDLLEGALEDLGFEKFKKFISKMTDPGLETRVAKGAVEEKDCGDIANLLIEHFTESRALEITLQIMRNIKANQTAENLEKEAAANGFSPSAGAGGSAGTATPNPNPNPGGSSSAVTPTNDVSDKATFIDDKFVELVEKATSMNAVLDILLSKKVINDEQYNDIGSERTDQQKMRRLIREALKASGASGKAVLYDALMVKQPYMMKDLGAP, encoded by the exons ATGGCCAAGACCATGTTCGACCTGCTGGAAGGAGCTCTGGAGGACCTGGGTTTTGAGAAGTTTAAGAAGTTCATCAGTAAGATGACGGACCCCGGGCTCGAGACGCGCGTCGCAAAGGGCGCCGTGGAGGAGAAGGACTGCGGGGACATCGCGAACCTCCTGATAGAACACTTCACCGAGAGTCGCGCGCTGGAGATCACCCTGCAGATAATGAGGAACATCAAAGCGAATCAGACCGCGGAGAATCTAGAAAAAGAAGCTGCAG ctaatGGATTCTCGCCGTCTGCTGGAGCAG GTGGATCAGCCGGCACAGCGACTCCAAATCCAAATCCAAATCCAG GTGGATCATCCAGTGCGGTGACTCCAACTAATG aTGTTTCAGATAAAGCCACCTTCATCGATGATAAGTTTGTGGAGCTAGTGGAGAAAGCAACATCGATGAATGCGGTCCTGGACATACTCTTGAGCAAGAAGGTCATCAACGATGAGCAGTACAACGATATTGGCTCTGAGCGAACGGACCAGCAGAAGATGCGACGTTTGATTCGTGAAGCATTGAAAGCGAGTGGTGCCTCAGGGAAGGCCGTTCTGTACGACGCCCTAATGGTTAAGCAGCCCTACATGATGAAGGATCTGGGGGCTCCCTAA
- the LOC111188786 gene encoding uncharacterized protein LOC111188786 isoform X1 produces MAKTMFDLLEGALEDLGFEKFKKFISKMTDPGLETRVAKGAVEEKDCGDIANLLIEHFTESRALEITLQIMRNIKANQTAENLEKEAAANGFSPSAGAGGSAGTATPNPNPNPGGSAGTATPNPNPNPGGSSSAVTPTNDVSDKATFIDDKFVELVEKATSMNAVLDILLSKKVINDEQYNDIGSERTDQQKMRRLIREALKASGASGKAVLYDALMVKQPYMMKDLGAP; encoded by the exons ATGGCCAAGACCATGTTCGACCTGCTGGAAGGAGCTCTGGAGGACCTGGGTTTTGAGAAGTTTAAGAAGTTCATCAGTAAGATGACGGACCCCGGGCTCGAGACGCGCGTCGCAAAGGGCGCCGTGGAGGAGAAGGACTGCGGGGACATCGCGAACCTCCTGATAGAACACTTCACCGAGAGTCGCGCGCTGGAGATCACCCTGCAGATAATGAGGAACATCAAAGCGAATCAGACCGCGGAGAATCTAGAAAAAGAAGCTGCAG ctaatGGATTCTCGCCGTCTGCTGGAGCAG GTGGATCAGCCGGCACAGCGACTCCAAATCCAAATCCAAATCCAG GTGGATCAGCCGGTACAGCGACTCCAAATCCAAATCCAAATCCAG GTGGATCATCCAGTGCGGTGACTCCAACTAATG aTGTTTCAGATAAAGCCACCTTCATCGATGATAAGTTTGTGGAGCTAGTGGAGAAAGCAACATCGATGAATGCGGTCCTGGACATACTCTTGAGCAAGAAGGTCATCAACGATGAGCAGTACAACGATATTGGCTCTGAGCGAACGGACCAGCAGAAGATGCGACGTTTGATTCGTGAAGCATTGAAAGCGAGTGGTGCCTCAGGGAAGGCCGTTCTGTACGACGCCCTAATGGTTAAGCAGCCCTACATGATGAAGGATCTGGGGGCTCCCTAA
- the LOC111188786 gene encoding uncharacterized protein LOC111188786 isoform X12, which produces MAKTMFDLLEGALEDLGFEKFKKFISKMTDPGLETRVAKGAVEEKDCGDIANLLIEHFTESRALEITLQIMRNIKANQTAENLEKEAAANGFSPSAGAGGSAGTATPNPNPGGSSSAVTPTNDVSDKATFIDDKFVELVEKATSMNAVLDILLSKKVINDEQYNDIGSERTDQQKMRRLIREALKASGASGKAVLYDALMVKQPYMMKDLGAP; this is translated from the exons ATGGCCAAGACCATGTTCGACCTGCTGGAAGGAGCTCTGGAGGACCTGGGTTTTGAGAAGTTTAAGAAGTTCATCAGTAAGATGACGGACCCCGGGCTCGAGACGCGCGTCGCAAAGGGCGCCGTGGAGGAGAAGGACTGCGGGGACATCGCGAACCTCCTGATAGAACACTTCACCGAGAGTCGCGCGCTGGAGATCACCCTGCAGATAATGAGGAACATCAAAGCGAATCAGACCGCGGAGAATCTAGAAAAAGAAGCTGCAG ctaatGGATTCTCGCCGTCTGCTGGAGCAG GTGGATCAGCCGGTACAGCGACTCCAAATCCAAATCCA GGTGGATCATCCAGTGCGGTGACTCCAACTAATG aTGTTTCAGATAAAGCCACCTTCATCGATGATAAGTTTGTGGAGCTAGTGGAGAAAGCAACATCGATGAATGCGGTCCTGGACATACTCTTGAGCAAGAAGGTCATCAACGATGAGCAGTACAACGATATTGGCTCTGAGCGAACGGACCAGCAGAAGATGCGACGTTTGATTCGTGAAGCATTGAAAGCGAGTGGTGCCTCAGGGAAGGCCGTTCTGTACGACGCCCTAATGGTTAAGCAGCCCTACATGATGAAGGATCTGGGGGCTCCCTAA
- the LOC111188786 gene encoding uncharacterized protein LOC111188786 isoform X9, translated as MAKTMFDLLEGALEDLGFEKFKKFISKMTDPGLETRVAKGAVEEKDCGDIANLLIEHFTESRALEITLQIMRNIKANQTAENLEKEAAANGFSPSAGAGGSAGTATPNPNPNPGGSSSAVTPTNDVSDKATFIDDKFVELVEKATSMNAVLDILLSKKVINDEQYNDIGSERTDQQKMRRLIREALKASGASGKAVLYDALMVKQPYMMKDLGAP; from the exons ATGGCCAAGACCATGTTCGACCTGCTGGAAGGAGCTCTGGAGGACCTGGGTTTTGAGAAGTTTAAGAAGTTCATCAGTAAGATGACGGACCCCGGGCTCGAGACGCGCGTCGCAAAGGGCGCCGTGGAGGAGAAGGACTGCGGGGACATCGCGAACCTCCTGATAGAACACTTCACCGAGAGTCGCGCGCTGGAGATCACCCTGCAGATAATGAGGAACATCAAAGCGAATCAGACCGCGGAGAATCTAGAAAAAGAAGCTGCAG ctaatGGATTCTCGCCGTCTGCTGGAGCAG GTGGATCAGCCGGTACAGCGACTCCAAATCCAAATCCAAATCCAG GTGGATCATCCAGTGCGGTGACTCCAACTAATG aTGTTTCAGATAAAGCCACCTTCATCGATGATAAGTTTGTGGAGCTAGTGGAGAAAGCAACATCGATGAATGCGGTCCTGGACATACTCTTGAGCAAGAAGGTCATCAACGATGAGCAGTACAACGATATTGGCTCTGAGCGAACGGACCAGCAGAAGATGCGACGTTTGATTCGTGAAGCATTGAAAGCGAGTGGTGCCTCAGGGAAGGCCGTTCTGTACGACGCCCTAATGGTTAAGCAGCCCTACATGATGAAGGATCTGGGGGCTCCCTAA
- the LOC111188786 gene encoding uncharacterized protein LOC111188786 isoform X14, producing MAKTMFDLLEGALEDLGFEKFKKFISKMTDPGLETRVAKGAVEEKDCGDIANLLIEHFTESRALEITLQIMRNIKANQTAENLEKEAAGGSAGTATPNPNPNPGGSSSAVTPTNDVSDKATFIDDKFVELVEKATSMNAVLDILLSKKVINDEQYNDIGSERTDQQKMRRLIREALKASGASGKAVLYDALMVKQPYMMKDLGAP from the exons ATGGCCAAGACCATGTTCGACCTGCTGGAAGGAGCTCTGGAGGACCTGGGTTTTGAGAAGTTTAAGAAGTTCATCAGTAAGATGACGGACCCCGGGCTCGAGACGCGCGTCGCAAAGGGCGCCGTGGAGGAGAAGGACTGCGGGGACATCGCGAACCTCCTGATAGAACACTTCACCGAGAGTCGCGCGCTGGAGATCACCCTGCAGATAATGAGGAACATCAAAGCGAATCAGACCGCGGAGAATCTAGAAAAAGAAGCTGCAG GTGGATCAGCCGGTACAGCGACTCCAAATCCAAATCCAAATCCAG GTGGATCATCCAGTGCGGTGACTCCAACTAATG aTGTTTCAGATAAAGCCACCTTCATCGATGATAAGTTTGTGGAGCTAGTGGAGAAAGCAACATCGATGAATGCGGTCCTGGACATACTCTTGAGCAAGAAGGTCATCAACGATGAGCAGTACAACGATATTGGCTCTGAGCGAACGGACCAGCAGAAGATGCGACGTTTGATTCGTGAAGCATTGAAAGCGAGTGGTGCCTCAGGGAAGGCCGTTCTGTACGACGCCCTAATGGTTAAGCAGCCCTACATGATGAAGGATCTGGGGGCTCCCTAA